The genomic window CATTCAAATTTTACAACACGAAGTTAAGTTCCCTTAAACAACAGCAACACGATAAACAATTACTCGTAATTGAAAAGTATTTAAGTTTTGTGAAAGATGTTACAGACTTAGAGGCGAAGACAAAAAAGAAAGCTGATAAACTAGAAAAAGAACAATCTAAAAATGACCTCAAGTACCAAAAAACAATAACATCTGTTGGGCTTGCATTCTTCTTAGTGTTTTCGATTTTTATATTTTTTTATTTTCAAAGTGTAAAAGAAAGAGAGTCTTTGGAATATAAGAACGAAAAAATGAAAGTTGATGTATTGAGATCAAAGTTTAAACCTCACTTCACATTTAACGCATTATCTGTCATCAATTATTTTATCGCCAAAAAAGATATTGAAAGCGCTTCTAATGCACTTACAAAAATGGCGACGCTGTTACGGTCTACACTTGATAATATGAGTAAAGATTTAGTATCCTATCAGTCCGAATATAATATCTGTAAGGATTATATGTATTTAGAGCTGTTACGGTTTTCAGATAGATTTGAGTGTAATATTATGGATCTTAACGACCCAATTATTAAGGGGTGGAAAGTCCCTCCTGGGATTATAGAGCCTTTTTTAGAAAATTCTGTAAATCATGCCTTTAAGGGTGTGAAAAGTAAGGGATTAATTTCTCTAACACATCAAATAGAGAAAAACTGTTTAGTGATCTGTGTGAAAGACAATGGTGTGGGGATTGATACAGAAAAAATGTATTCTGAAAAATTACATGGAATGAAAATCACTAAAGACGTTATAAAAGCAACCTCAAAGCTTTACAAGACTCCCATAAAATTTGAAATAAAATCAGATGGCGGTACAGTTGTAACTCTTACTGTCCCTCTGTTAAAGTCATAAAAAAGCATTACACTAAATTTAGTGTAATGCTTTTTTTATGCGATTTGATTATTGTTTTTTAAGCTGTTCTATGTTTTAGTCGTCAAAAATCCCATCATTAGATGGTGGGGGCAATGATACGGCCTGCGACTTTCTTGGGTTGAGAGCTATAAACGTTCCTATAGCGGTTAGTGCTGCATATTTCCCCATTTTAGAAAGGGCTTCTTTGCGAGTGATTTGGTTTTTATTATTATTTGATTTCTTCATGAATTTGTAAGTTGAAATTTAGTGCGAAATATTTACATTTAAGCCTTTTACGTCTTAAAATGAGTCTTTATTTGATAACTAACTTGGTTGTTTTAGATTGGTGTTTATTGTTCAAGTTTGCAACATACACTCCCGAACTTACGTTAGACACATCAATCTCATGTTTTGTTTGAGAAGCTTCCAATTGATGCGTTTGTATCACGCGGCCTCTTATATCATATAATATTAATGTCGAGTCATGCCTTAATTGACCCTGAACGATTAGTTTTTTTGTAGTAGCCGATGAGAAAATCTCAACAGAGTTGAGTGCCGTGTAAGGGCTTGAAAAAGTGGATGAAGTTGTGCCTAAATAAAAACGTCCAATTCCGCTTAAGTCAGATGAAGGTATAAACGTATAATCGTTAGAGGTTAGTAACGTTTGAACGTTTCGCACTCTATCGTCTAAATAAAATCTCGTACCTGAAGGAACGTCTAAATCGTCGATACTAATCGTTGCTTCCTGACCTGCTGCAACATTCACCTCCAAAGGAATGGCATAATCCGTTGCTGTTAAATCACTAGTAGATAGCGCTTGTATGGCCAAATTATAACCTTGAGAATTTTCTACTAAATGAGTTCCTATATCAGACCCTAAAGACCCTGCATCAAAGGTCACGTCTAAGCCGCGTGAACCATATGCATCAATAAAGTAAAGTGACGTGTCATAAACATTAGCATCTTTGGTTAACTTTAATTTAAAAGATGAACGACTATTTACCTGACTTCCAGGGATAAAATTATCTTGTGCAGAAGTACTCACTGTTCTAGCTGATTTAGGAAAGTTGAATGTGCCTCCAGCAGCAGTGGATATAATTATAAACCCTTGTCCTGGAGTGATCAATTCCGTACTTGTAAGACTGTTTATTACTTTCCAAGTACTAGCACTTGCAGTTGCTGCCCCATCATACCCGTAAATAGCAGCATATGTTGGGTCAATGACGGCACTAGCAGCACCCAATGCTGTTACTATCGCTCCCGCATTAATATGTGTAGTAAAAGGATTTCCAACGAGGTTACTTTCTTTGTATGTACCAGCCACATAAACTCCAGGAGCATGAACAATAGTTATACCAACATCGGAAGTGCTTACAACCCCTTTGTAAGCCAATGTTTGCCCACCTATACTACCTGCACGATAGCCTTTGGCAGCCACTAACGGTGTGACATCTGCAGCTGCATACTCTACGTATACTCCATTTGCAGTATCGAATGGACCATACATTAGGTTAGAAGTAGTAATGGTTCCTGTAGCAATTTTCCCAGTATTTGCAGTCGCAAATGAGGCAAAGGTTTGACCACTTACTGGTGGGGAGACTAAATCCCTGGTGGCAGAAGAGCCTGTGAAATGACGATACTCTGCAGTTCCTGTAGAAGACCCAACAACAAAAAGGTCAGAAAAATCATCGGACACTGAGTCCATGATAAGCTCACCATTAGAGTCAATACCAACGTTACTTGACGCATGGACAAATGCTGTGGGGGAGATATACATCTGACCACCTGCAGCTACATTCAAATCTTGAGCGAAAGCTGACAGGCTAAAAAAGATTGCAAAGATTGATATTTGTAAAGTAGGTTTTTTCATGATATTTTTATTTAAGGTAATTCCGAACGCAAATTAAGTTTCTTAAAGGGATTAACCTATAGCTATGTAACAAACGGCTGTTTCGTGTAACAAACGGTTGATTTAATGTTATAATCGGTCAAGTCTTCAAAGTGTTATTATGTATTAAGCCTTCTTTTTGATATCCATGATATGAGATAAACAAAAGATGATAAAAATAACATTACAAAAAAATGACTGGTAATATCCCAAGATCTTAATGCTAGGGCAATCCCTGTAATTATAATCGTGTAAATCACGATTATAAGTGTGCTCTCAAAATGAGAGAAATTTAAATATGTAAGGTGGTGGTGTAAATGATTTCTGTCGGGTATAAAAGGGCTTTTGCCTTGCACCAATCGCACGCAAAATACACGAAGGGTATCCAATAACGGGAAACTTATTAAAGCTAAAACGATTACACTTGCATTGTTAATAAAGTAGCCTGTTCCTCCAACAAGGTTGGCTCCATTAGTGGCTGTAATGACCGAAAAAACGCCAAAAGCAATGACCACCCCTAAACTCATTGAGCCATTATCTCCTAAAAATAAACGCTTTTTGAAATTAAATATTAAAAATGAGGTTAATGCCCCAGAGTAACAAAACATAATTACGGACTGAATCACTAAATCATTTAAAAAGAAAAATATACCAAAGCATAGGGTGCTAATTAAACCTACAGACGCTGACAAACCATCAATACCATCAATTAGATTAAAAGCATTCACGACGATTACAAATACAAATACAGAAAAAACGTAACTAAAAACAGTAGGCAGTTCATAAATTCCAAAAAGCCCATCAAAATTATCAATTCGTATTTCACATGAAATGATTACAAAAAGAGCTGTAATGATTTGAAAAATTACTTTTTCTAAAGGGCTTACTTCAAATATATC from Formosa sp. Hel1_33_131 includes these protein-coding regions:
- a CDS encoding T9SS type A sorting domain-containing protein produces the protein MKKPTLQISIFAIFFSLSAFAQDLNVAAGGQMYISPTAFVHASSNVGIDSNGELIMDSVSDDFSDLFVVGSSTGTAEYRHFTGSSATRDLVSPPVSGQTFASFATANTGKIATGTITTSNLMYGPFDTANGVYVEYAAADVTPLVAAKGYRAGSIGGQTLAYKGVVSTSDVGITIVHAPGVYVAGTYKESNLVGNPFTTHINAGAIVTALGAASAVIDPTYAAIYGYDGAATASASTWKVINSLTSTELITPGQGFIIISTAAGGTFNFPKSARTVSTSAQDNFIPGSQVNSRSSFKLKLTKDANVYDTSLYFIDAYGSRGLDVTFDAGSLGSDIGTHLVENSQGYNLAIQALSTSDLTATDYAIPLEVNVAAGQEATISIDDLDVPSGTRFYLDDRVRNVQTLLTSNDYTFIPSSDLSGIGRFYLGTTSSTFSSPYTALNSVEIFSSATTKKLIVQGQLRHDSTLILYDIRGRVIQTHQLEASQTKHEIDVSNVSSGVYVANLNNKHQSKTTKLVIK
- a CDS encoding glycosyltransferase family 4 protein, yielding MTETFTLFMLSEFSTRIWINDLLFSHPIFLKSTSVTPNIYLFVLVFGIAFFTAQWLIPQAIRFAHRFQLVDHPDLRKKHIKSTPILGGVSVFVSVVFALSLTSLLLYSYPSIDIDFKIVFGLCSAVSLMVFFGLKDDIFEVSPLEKVIFQIITALFVIISCEIRIDNFDGLFGIYELPTVFSYVFSVFVFVIVVNAFNLIDGIDGLSASVGLISTLCFGIFFFLNDLVIQSVIMFCYSGALTSFLIFNFKKRLFLGDNGSMSLGVVIAFGVFSVITATNGANLVGGTGYFINNASVIVLALISFPLLDTLRVFCVRLVQGKSPFIPDRNHLHHHLTYLNFSHFESTLIIVIYTIIITGIALALRSWDITSHFFVMLFLSSFVYLISWISKRRLNT